One region of Microbacterium sp. Root553 genomic DNA includes:
- a CDS encoding CoA transferase, whose amino-acid sequence MIRPSSLSPAASILRRVRADLGIVADVGDHGDFPAVAVPLPSRLAVGDLAWASVRACSLIAGLDGLPDPDRVAVAYRSDRVLTVDGTPPDVWSVYSGFWRTADGWVRTHGNYPHHARRLRDGLGLGADADARGVRTALLALTSREAVDRITAARGLAVPVRQEDPRDDERRRTTPLLAVDRAPSPAPRSRPDSRRHDARGSIPSVPLAGVRVLDLTRVIAGPVCTRTLALLGADVLRIDPPRLAEPEWQHLDTGHGKRSVVLDARSGRFEELLAAADVVVLGYRPAALDRLGLTPSDLAARHPGLVIAQLSAWGDDEPHRAGFDSLVQAESGISMVESADGERPGALPAQALDHSAGYLLAAAVINLLERQRRDGDSWVVRTSLRRIAAELLGMPRNRHPEVEREIDLSAHTATFEVGGHRVSTARPALPGVEFAAPHLWGSDQPVW is encoded by the coding sequence GTGATCCGACCGTCCTCGCTCTCCCCCGCAGCCTCGATCCTTCGTCGTGTACGAGCGGACCTCGGCATCGTCGCGGATGTGGGTGATCACGGCGACTTCCCCGCGGTGGCCGTCCCTCTCCCTTCGCGTCTCGCCGTAGGAGATCTCGCCTGGGCCAGCGTGCGCGCCTGCAGTCTGATCGCGGGTCTCGACGGCCTGCCGGATCCCGATCGGGTCGCCGTCGCGTACCGGAGCGATCGCGTGCTCACGGTCGATGGCACGCCGCCCGACGTGTGGTCCGTGTATTCCGGCTTCTGGCGCACCGCGGACGGCTGGGTCCGCACCCACGGCAACTACCCGCATCACGCTCGTCGACTGCGCGACGGACTCGGTCTCGGGGCGGACGCCGATGCGCGCGGCGTGCGCACCGCCCTCCTCGCACTCACCTCCCGCGAAGCCGTCGACAGGATCACCGCCGCGCGGGGTCTCGCCGTTCCCGTACGACAGGAGGATCCGCGCGATGACGAGCGACGGCGCACCACTCCCCTGCTCGCCGTCGACCGCGCGCCCTCCCCCGCTCCCCGCTCACGCCCCGACAGCCGCCGCCACGACGCGCGCGGCAGCATCCCTTCGGTGCCGCTCGCCGGCGTCCGCGTGCTGGATCTCACCCGTGTGATCGCCGGGCCGGTGTGCACACGGACCCTCGCACTCCTGGGCGCGGACGTGCTGCGCATAGACCCACCCCGACTCGCCGAACCCGAGTGGCAGCACCTGGACACCGGTCACGGCAAGCGGTCCGTGGTGCTCGATGCACGCAGCGGACGATTCGAGGAGCTGCTCGCCGCGGCAGACGTCGTGGTCCTGGGATACCGACCCGCCGCACTCGACCGGCTCGGTCTCACGCCGTCAGACCTGGCGGCTCGTCATCCGGGTCTCGTCATCGCCCAGCTCAGCGCCTGGGGCGACGATGAGCCGCATCGGGCGGGATTCGACAGTCTGGTGCAGGCCGAGTCCGGCATCTCGATGGTCGAGTCAGCCGATGGCGAGCGTCCTGGCGCGCTACCGGCCCAGGCTCTGGATCACAGCGCCGGCTACCTGCTCGCCGCGGCGGTGATCAATCTGCTCGAACGGCAGCGGAGGGACGGCGACTCGTGGGTCGTGCGCACATCCCTGCGGCGCATCGCGGCCGAGCTGCTCGGGATGCCGCGGAACCGACACCCCGAGGTGGAGCGGGAGATCGATCTCTCTGCACACACCGCCACATTCGA